From Desulfuromonas soudanensis, the proteins below share one genomic window:
- a CDS encoding 3'-5' exonuclease has translation MQKLVFIDVETTGVDPERNGLTQISGCIQIGETLTDSFDYYLRPYATDLIEQTALDVTGIDRRQFLPESHPDFLAVPGQRFQDPQAVYISLVGLLGKHVNQFDKGDKFQFVGYNAHSFDMPFLRKFWEKNNDRFFGSWFWYPCLDVMLLWAQILLPVRAQLTNFKLMTVAAYAGLEVDESRLHDSQYDIELTRSLWLRGRQIIERGALPLQKGEQGRLF, from the coding sequence ATGCAAAAGCTGGTTTTCATCGATGTTGAAACCACCGGCGTCGACCCTGAACGCAACGGCTTGACCCAGATCTCCGGTTGCATCCAGATCGGCGAGACCCTGACCGACAGCTTCGATTACTATCTCCGCCCTTACGCGACCGATCTGATCGAACAGACCGCCCTCGATGTGACCGGCATCGACCGCCGGCAGTTTCTCCCCGAATCTCACCCCGATTTTCTCGCTGTCCCCGGACAGAGATTCCAGGATCCACAGGCGGTGTATATAAGTTTGGTCGGGCTGCTGGGGAAGCATGTCAACCAATTTGACAAGGGCGACAAATTCCAGTTCGTCGGCTACAACGCCCACAGCTTCGACATGCCGTTTTTGCGCAAGTTCTGGGAGAAGAACAATGACCGCTTCTTCGGCAGCTGGTTCTGGTATCCCTGCCTCGACGTCATGCTCCTCTGGGCGCAGATCCTGCTGCCGGTCCGCGCCCAACTGACCAACTTCAAGCTGATGACCGTCGCCGCCTACGCCGGTCTCGAAGTCGACGAGAGCCGCCTGCACGATTCCCAGTACGACATCGAGCTGACGCGAAGCCTCTGGCTCCGGGGGAGGCAGATCATCGAGCGCGGCGCCCTGCCGCTGCAAAAGGGGGAGCAGGGGCGGTTGTTTTAG
- a CDS encoding IS1380 family transposase has protein sequence MKRFIIEKSEDEFYTSHSGAALIGLCLNRYTPLTKLLYGVSKLKKGAIAHADVVRGYIGLLCLGKSDFAAIEGFRQDRFFRDALGLAEVPSEPTLRQRMKEHAQAFRTIVNYSVTEFLQNSGALFSALATGHVPLDIDVFTMDNSGTKKQGVSRTYMGFDGFAPIAAYLALEGWLLEIEHREGSQHSQKNFIPFLARVLHKALKLTAEPLLVRIDSAHDAWETRIELAGHERVDYILKWNPRGQGKTLWHRRAFAEGRISEPRPGKRVALLSVRDTHQWTDEVGTKRELTCRRVVRVIERTIDKKGQLLLEPDIEMEGWWTSLKLPAEKIITLYEDHGTSEQFHSELKTDMDLERLPAENFEVNSLVMACAALAYNILRFIGQLGLLGDKTPVRHSAKRRRLKTVIQELMYLAARLIATGHRLYLRFSRHSGLSFAAFDRVYRRLAYG, from the coding sequence ATGAAGCGTTTCATCATCGAGAAATCCGAGGACGAGTTCTACACCTCCCACTCTGGCGCCGCTCTGATCGGGCTGTGTCTGAACCGCTACACCCCTTTGACCAAGCTATTATACGGGGTGTCCAAACTGAAAAAGGGAGCCATCGCCCACGCCGATGTGGTGCGCGGCTACATCGGGCTGCTCTGTCTCGGCAAGAGCGACTTCGCGGCCATCGAAGGCTTCCGCCAGGATCGTTTCTTCCGCGACGCTCTGGGCCTTGCGGAGGTCCCTTCCGAACCGACCCTGCGCCAGCGCATGAAGGAGCACGCCCAGGCGTTTCGGACCATCGTCAACTACAGCGTCACCGAGTTTCTGCAGAACTCCGGAGCGCTGTTCTCGGCCCTGGCTACCGGTCACGTGCCGCTGGACATCGACGTGTTCACGATGGACAACTCCGGGACCAAGAAGCAGGGCGTCTCGCGCACCTACATGGGCTTCGACGGCTTTGCCCCGATCGCCGCCTATCTGGCCCTGGAGGGGTGGCTGCTGGAGATCGAGCACCGCGAGGGCTCCCAGCACAGCCAGAAGAACTTTATCCCCTTTCTCGCCCGGGTGCTGCACAAGGCCCTGAAGCTGACGGCCGAACCACTTCTGGTGCGGATCGACTCGGCCCACGATGCCTGGGAGACCCGAATCGAACTGGCCGGCCACGAGCGGGTCGACTACATCCTCAAATGGAATCCCCGGGGGCAAGGCAAGACGCTCTGGCATCGGCGGGCCTTTGCCGAAGGCCGCATCAGCGAGCCGCGCCCGGGTAAACGGGTGGCGCTGCTGAGCGTCCGGGACACCCATCAGTGGACCGACGAGGTCGGCACGAAACGGGAGCTCACCTGCCGCCGGGTCGTGCGCGTCATCGAGCGCACTATCGACAAGAAGGGGCAGCTGCTGCTGGAGCCCGACATCGAGATGGAAGGCTGGTGGACCTCCCTGAAGCTGCCGGCCGAGAAGATCATCACCCTCTACGAGGATCACGGCACCAGCGAACAGTTTCACAGCGAACTCAAGACCGACATGGATTTGGAGCGGCTCCCCGCAGAAAATTTCGAGGTGAACAGCTTGGTCATGGCCTGCGCCGCGCTCGCCTACAACATCCTGCGCTTCATCGGCCAGCTCGGCCTGCTGGGCGACAAAACCCCGGTGCGACACAGCGCCAAACGACGGCGACTCAAGACCGTCATCCAGGAGCTGATGTACCTGGCTGCGCGCCTGATCGCCACGGGTCACCGGCTGTACCTGCGCTTCAGCCGCCACAGCGGGCTCTCTTTCGCGGCGTTCGACCGGGTCTATCGGCGCCTGGCCTACGGTTAG
- a CDS encoding CDGSH iron-sulfur domain-containing protein — MTTEKKDKGMPIGITLDPGVYYRCGCGKSKNLPFCDESHSGSADLPIRFEIDKRQKVFICGCGLTGEQPFCDGSCGVSLADRQ; from the coding sequence ATGACCACGGAAAAGAAAGACAAAGGCATGCCCATCGGAATAACTCTCGATCCGGGGGTTTATTACCGCTGCGGCTGCGGAAAATCGAAAAACCTCCCTTTTTGCGATGAGTCCCATAGCGGCTCGGCGGATCTGCCGATCCGGTTTGAAATCGATAAGCGTCAGAAGGTTTTTATCTGCGGTTGCGGCTTGACCGGGGAGCAGCCCTTCTGCGACGGCAGCTGCGGGGTTTCCCTGGCGGACCGACAGTAA
- a CDS encoding YhdH/YhfP family quinone oxidoreductase gives MSEQSFSALVVTETAPKTFSRAIVKRSINDLPPGELLIQVHYSSLNFKDALSACGKPGVTKNYPHTPGIDAAGEVVSCSDGRFKAGDPVIVTGFDLGMNTAGGYGQFIRVPSAWAVPLPQGLSLRESMIIGTAGFTAGLSVYKLQNNGVQPGDGDVLVTGATGGVGSIAVAVLARAGYRVVAVTGKAAEHPYLKELGAAEVIDRQTMLAGSERPMMKERWAGVVDVVGGDMLSAALKSTRYGGTVTCCGLVGSPDLPVNVFPFILRGVSLLGIDSVQCPMEPRLAVWKRLAGPWKPQRLETTVHEVTLAGLEEPINDILAGKLRGRTLVNLQG, from the coding sequence ATGAGCGAGCAATCCTTTTCCGCCCTGGTCGTCACCGAGACCGCCCCGAAAACCTTCAGCCGCGCCATCGTCAAGCGCAGCATCAACGACCTGCCGCCGGGAGAACTGCTGATCCAGGTCCATTACTCGTCGCTGAACTTCAAGGACGCCCTCTCCGCCTGCGGCAAACCGGGGGTGACCAAAAACTACCCGCACACACCGGGGATCGACGCCGCCGGAGAGGTGGTCAGCTGCAGCGACGGGCGCTTCAAGGCCGGCGATCCGGTCATCGTCACCGGCTTCGACCTCGGCATGAACACAGCCGGCGGCTACGGCCAGTTCATCCGCGTCCCTTCCGCCTGGGCGGTCCCTTTGCCGCAAGGGTTGTCCCTGCGGGAAAGCATGATCATCGGCACCGCCGGTTTCACCGCCGGTCTGTCGGTGTACAAGCTGCAGAATAACGGCGTGCAGCCGGGGGATGGCGACGTCCTGGTCACCGGCGCCACCGGCGGCGTCGGCAGCATCGCCGTCGCCGTCCTGGCCAGGGCCGGCTACCGGGTGGTCGCCGTCACCGGCAAGGCGGCCGAGCACCCCTACCTGAAGGAGCTCGGCGCCGCCGAGGTCATCGACCGCCAGACCATGCTCGCCGGCTCCGAGCGGCCGATGATGAAGGAGCGCTGGGCCGGGGTGGTCGATGTCGTCGGGGGGGACATGCTCAGTGCGGCGCTGAAATCGACCCGCTACGGCGGCACCGTCACCTGCTGCGGCCTGGTCGGCTCCCCCGATCTGCCGGTCAACGTCTTTCCCTTTATCCTCCGCGGCGTCAGCCTGCTCGGCATCGACTCGGTGCAGTGTCCCATGGAGCCGCGCCTTGCCGTCTGGAAGCGGCTCGCCGGTCCCTGGAAACCCCAGCGCCTGGAGACCACGGTCCACGAAGTGACCCTTGCAGGGCTCGAGGAGCCGATCAACGACATCCTCGCCGGCAAGCTGCGCGGCCGGACGCTGGTCAACCTGCAGGGATAA
- a CDS encoding IscS subfamily cysteine desulfurase — protein sequence MAKGVAAPRRPPLVFNSGTRTPYDFRSQHHGVRGLGEFHPEPEVLLHPDDAAPRGIRDGDPVWVETLRGRVRLRARLSGDIVRGAVDAAMGGGGPLGPESWQQANVNALTDPEHYDPISGFPVYKTLLCQVSRALGTRGAAAPLPGEETGMEKEKDPAAGTEPVQRVYLDHNATTPVDSEVLEAMLPFLKENWGNPSSIHALGRASRTPLENARRQVAQMLNCTARRILFTGSGSEADNLAIRGILPCRPGRHLITSAVEHPAVLQTCLGLGREGYEVTVLPVDGQGRVCPESLAEALRPDTALVSIMLANNETGTLQPVAELAAVARRRKVPFHTDAVQALGKIPLDVEELGVDLLSLSAHKIGGPKGVGALYVRSGLELAPLITGGGQEHGLRSGTENVAGIVGFGKACEVALRRLNAGEMARLAHLRDRLEAGICYLLPDARRNGPEEDRLPNTLNLTLPEIRGESLVLSLDRRGVFFSSGSACKSGNPEPSPALLAMGLSVEEAHCAVRFSLGTGNSAEDIDYVLSALEKTLAETRSAIRFVSCR from the coding sequence GTGGCAAAAGGGGTCGCTGCGCCCCGACGGCCTCCCCTGGTCTTCAACTCCGGCACCCGCACCCCCTACGACTTCCGCAGCCAGCATCACGGCGTACGGGGGCTCGGGGAGTTTCACCCCGAACCCGAGGTGCTCCTGCACCCCGATGATGCTGCGCCGCGGGGGATCAGGGACGGCGATCCGGTGTGGGTCGAGACGCTCCGCGGCCGCGTGCGCCTGCGGGCCCGCCTCTCCGGAGATATCGTCCGCGGCGCCGTCGACGCCGCCATGGGCGGGGGCGGCCCCCTGGGTCCCGAGTCCTGGCAGCAGGCCAACGTCAACGCCCTCACCGACCCGGAGCATTATGACCCCATCTCCGGATTCCCCGTCTACAAGACGCTCCTCTGCCAGGTGAGCCGGGCTTTGGGGACGAGGGGCGCCGCCGCACCCCTCCCCGGGGAGGAGACCGGCATGGAGAAAGAGAAGGATCCTGCCGCAGGCACCGAGCCGGTGCAGCGGGTCTATCTCGACCACAACGCCACCACTCCGGTCGATTCCGAGGTCCTCGAGGCCATGCTCCCCTTCCTGAAGGAGAACTGGGGGAACCCGTCGAGCATCCACGCCCTCGGCCGCGCCAGCCGCACGCCCCTCGAGAACGCCCGGCGCCAGGTGGCGCAGATGCTCAACTGCACCGCCCGGCGCATCCTCTTCACCGGGAGCGGCTCCGAGGCCGACAACCTCGCCATCCGCGGCATCCTCCCCTGCCGCCCGGGGCGCCACCTCATCACCTCGGCCGTCGAGCATCCGGCGGTCCTGCAGACCTGCCTCGGCCTGGGCCGGGAGGGGTACGAGGTCACGGTCCTCCCCGTCGACGGCCAGGGGCGCGTCTGCCCCGAATCCCTGGCCGAGGCCCTGCGCCCCGACACGGCCCTGGTGAGCATCATGCTGGCCAACAACGAAACGGGGACCCTCCAGCCGGTGGCGGAACTGGCCGCCGTCGCCCGCCGCCGGAAGGTCCCCTTCCATACCGATGCGGTGCAGGCTCTTGGGAAGATCCCCCTCGACGTGGAGGAGCTCGGGGTCGACCTCCTCTCCTTGTCGGCGCACAAGATTGGCGGCCCCAAGGGGGTGGGGGCCCTCTACGTCCGCAGCGGACTGGAGCTGGCCCCCCTCATCACCGGCGGCGGCCAGGAGCACGGCCTGCGCTCGGGAACGGAAAACGTCGCCGGCATCGTCGGCTTCGGCAAGGCCTGCGAGGTCGCCCTGCGGCGTCTGAACGCCGGGGAAATGGCGCGCCTGGCGCACCTGCGCGACCGGCTCGAAGCCGGCATCTGTTACCTCCTTCCCGATGCCCGGCGCAACGGCCCGGAGGAGGACCGGCTGCCGAATACCCTGAACCTGACCCTGCCGGAGATCCGGGGGGAGTCGCTGGTCCTCTCCCTCGACCGCCGCGGCGTCTTTTTCTCCTCGGGATCGGCCTGCAAATCGGGGAATCCCGAACCTTCCCCTGCTCTTCTGGCCATGGGACTGAGCGTCGAGGAGGCGCACTGCGCCGTCCGCTTCTCCCTCGGGACGGGGAACAGCGCAGAGGATATCGATTACGTCCTCTCCGCCCTGGAGAAGACCCTGGCCGAAACCCGCAGCGCCATCCGCTTCGTCTCCTGTCGCTGA